A stretch of Myxococcus hansupus DNA encodes these proteins:
- a CDS encoding protein kinase domain-containing protein, giving the protein MDENSHSEQQVVGDRYVLERRLAGGGMGTIWVALDPKLQRRVALKLMASHCAPAPRARQQFEWEAQAIARLQNPHVIQVHDCDLSGETPYIVMEWLVGEDLEALLHRRGRLSLAMVERLVTEASRALTAAHAAGVLHRDLKPANLFLARTEHGEQVKVLDFGLALLMSGGTARPHPEEEMAGTPRYMSPEQLRGLEPRLDHRCDLWALAVVAYRAVTGQHPFPLESLRQMRLGNVPPPPAAPSSLSPELGAEVDAFFARALDVDPARRFQSAHEFASGLTNAVEAGRPSRPAKILVVDDEPDIVVLMEQSFRKQIRRNVYQFLFAADGEEALEELRQHPDTEVVLCDINMPRMDGLTFLSRVGEISSLTRVVIVSAYGDMSNIRTAMNRGAFDFITKPIDFPDLEATLVKTLKHVRELRRTVRYTEENGLLRMFVPGGVLERLPPLLQGSDAMAGEWVDGTVVFIDVDAFTAVLHQQPPPESLRRLNANFEAIVPELLARGGTVDKFMGDAVMAVFRGPGHVDLALEACLAIRRQLEALTARGGDGAPYAHGVCMGLDSGELVSGSVGAKASGRLDYTVLGDVVNTAARLAVRAGRGQVLLSPRARERVRDAFELRTLEDGLFELVGREGDASSLRPEDSTRFVPLEAPAVSRSTPRG; this is encoded by the coding sequence ATGGATGAAAACTCGCACTCCGAGCAGCAGGTGGTTGGCGACCGGTACGTGCTGGAGCGGCGGCTCGCGGGGGGCGGCATGGGCACCATCTGGGTGGCCCTGGATCCCAAGCTGCAACGGCGCGTGGCCCTCAAGCTGATGGCGTCCCATTGCGCGCCGGCGCCGCGCGCGCGGCAGCAGTTCGAATGGGAAGCCCAGGCCATCGCCCGGCTCCAGAACCCGCACGTCATCCAGGTCCACGACTGCGACCTCTCCGGCGAGACGCCCTACATCGTCATGGAGTGGCTGGTGGGCGAGGACCTGGAGGCCCTGCTGCACCGCCGGGGCCGCCTGTCCCTGGCCATGGTGGAGCGGCTGGTGACGGAGGCGTCCCGCGCGCTCACGGCCGCGCACGCGGCGGGCGTCCTCCACCGCGACCTCAAGCCCGCGAACCTCTTCCTCGCCCGCACGGAGCATGGCGAGCAGGTGAAGGTGCTCGACTTCGGCCTCGCGCTGCTCATGTCCGGTGGCACGGCCCGGCCGCATCCGGAAGAGGAGATGGCGGGCACGCCGCGCTACATGAGCCCCGAGCAGCTCCGGGGCCTGGAGCCCCGGTTGGACCACCGGTGCGATTTGTGGGCGCTCGCGGTGGTGGCCTACCGCGCCGTGACGGGGCAGCACCCCTTTCCACTGGAGTCCCTGCGGCAGATGCGCCTGGGCAACGTGCCGCCTCCGCCCGCGGCGCCGTCCAGCCTGTCACCGGAGCTGGGCGCGGAGGTGGATGCCTTCTTCGCGCGCGCGCTGGACGTGGACCCCGCGCGCCGCTTCCAGTCCGCGCACGAGTTCGCGTCCGGCCTGACGAACGCGGTGGAGGCGGGCCGGCCCTCGCGTCCAGCCAAGATTCTGGTGGTCGACGACGAGCCGGACATCGTCGTGTTGATGGAGCAGAGCTTCCGCAAGCAGATCCGCCGCAATGTCTATCAATTCCTCTTCGCCGCGGATGGTGAGGAGGCCTTGGAGGAGCTGCGCCAGCATCCCGACACCGAGGTCGTGCTCTGCGACATCAACATGCCGCGCATGGACGGGCTGACCTTCCTCTCCCGCGTGGGAGAGATCAGCTCGCTGACCCGGGTGGTCATCGTCTCGGCGTACGGCGACATGAGCAACATCCGCACGGCGATGAACCGGGGCGCGTTCGACTTCATCACCAAGCCCATCGACTTCCCGGACCTCGAGGCCACGCTCGTCAAGACGCTGAAGCACGTGCGCGAGCTGCGCCGCACGGTGCGCTACACCGAGGAGAACGGCTTGCTGCGCATGTTCGTCCCCGGCGGCGTGCTGGAGCGGCTGCCGCCGTTGCTCCAGGGCTCGGACGCCATGGCGGGGGAGTGGGTGGACGGCACGGTGGTGTTCATCGACGTGGACGCCTTCACGGCGGTGCTCCACCAGCAGCCCCCGCCGGAGTCGCTGCGCCGCCTCAACGCCAACTTCGAGGCCATTGTCCCGGAGCTGCTCGCGCGCGGGGGCACGGTGGACAAGTTCATGGGAGACGCGGTGATGGCCGTCTTCCGAGGGCCGGGGCACGTGGACCTGGCCCTGGAGGCCTGCCTCGCCATCCGACGGCAATTGGAGGCGCTGACGGCGCGCGGTGGCGACGGCGCGCCCTACGCCCACGGCGTCTGCATGGGCTTGGACTCGGGGGAGCTGGTGTCCGGCAGCGTGGGGGCCAAGGCCTCGGGCCGGCTGGACTACACCGTGCTGGGCGACGTGGTGAACACGGCCGCGCGGCTGGCGGTGCGAGCGGGGCGGGGGCAGGTGCTGCTCAGCCCCCGGGCCCGGGAGCGCGTCCGTGACGCCTTCGAGCTCCGGACGCTGGAGGACGGCCTCTTCGAGTTGGTGGGCCGGGAGGGTGACGCGTCGTCCTTGCGCCCGGAGGACTCCACGCGCTTCGTGCCCCTGGAGGCCCCGGCGGTGAGCCGGAGCACCCCGCGGGGCTGA
- a CDS encoding efflux RND transporter periplasmic adaptor subunit produces MVSRAWSAAIGIVLASAVVVVSVTRLKARNPLEPAVESVPTRAHVPMRPQSESPTGHLGVIVPQETVDISSPSEGLLMQVPVHVGDALKQGDVIARLDLRPLERELAISEAELLSARADLRIAELGVQDAAARLHRREDPRQLSLGAISEEELMTVRYENDLAVAKKDAAQARVREQEARASLVRQRLSDATIRAPFEGVVASRYVDPGRRIQAGEPLVLLLSSGAPQVRFALPEEDARQISVGASAWVHLAGRQDPLEGRVTQIAPEVDAASRMILVIAQLKDAPKDGSAPAGSVVRVAPGPLHDSGTKPFAKTSGR; encoded by the coding sequence ATGGTTTCCAGAGCCTGGAGCGCTGCAATCGGCATCGTACTCGCATCGGCCGTGGTGGTCGTGAGTGTCACGAGGCTGAAGGCTCGCAATCCGTTGGAACCGGCGGTCGAATCCGTACCCACGCGGGCACACGTGCCCATGCGCCCGCAATCCGAGTCGCCCACAGGTCATCTCGGCGTCATCGTGCCGCAAGAGACCGTGGACATCTCCTCCCCCTCCGAGGGGCTGCTCATGCAGGTGCCTGTCCACGTGGGCGACGCCTTGAAGCAAGGCGACGTCATCGCGCGATTGGACTTGCGCCCGCTCGAGCGCGAGCTTGCCATCAGTGAGGCCGAGCTGCTCTCCGCGCGCGCCGACCTGCGCATCGCGGAACTGGGAGTCCAAGACGCCGCGGCTCGCCTGCACCGCCGGGAGGATCCTCGCCAACTGTCACTGGGCGCCATCTCTGAAGAAGAGCTCATGACGGTCCGCTATGAAAACGACCTGGCCGTCGCGAAGAAGGACGCCGCGCAGGCACGGGTCCGTGAGCAGGAAGCACGCGCGTCCCTGGTTCGCCAGCGGCTCTCGGATGCGACGATTCGGGCCCCCTTCGAAGGCGTCGTCGCCAGCCGATATGTGGACCCGGGAAGGCGAATCCAGGCGGGAGAGCCCCTCGTGCTCCTCCTGAGCTCCGGCGCTCCCCAGGTCCGCTTCGCCCTCCCCGAAGAAGACGCCCGCCAGATCTCCGTCGGAGCGAGCGCCTGGGTCCACCTCGCTGGGAGACAAGACCCGCTGGAAGGACGCGTCACGCAGATCGCCCCCGAGGTGGATGCCGCGTCACGCATGATCCTCGTGATTGCCCAACTGAAGGACGCGCCGAAGGACGGAAGCGCGCCTGCGGGCAGCGTCGTCCGTGTCGCGCCTGGACCGCTCCACGACTCCGGGACGAAGCCCTTCGCCAAGACCTCCGGGCGGTAG
- a CDS encoding carotenoid oxygenase family protein produces the protein MPDTVATPLHPERVLPEVQQSARPEPDGHALPGLAVPPGLRPGMPRKAMTTSPVEYANAPLQVLAGTLPQDLQGHIYVAGPSVHSGSPALASDGLVLRLTFREEGATFTSATMRTPSYYARQEVDAGATARGPVTRLLNRFRETTLADVSITLGPQETPNTAPFLVEGERMLLVTTDAGRPWAIHPKTLKAYTPLGYLREWKRALPTPWAFPLLQSTAHPAFDPEPAQALSTEEPQRQRPRLFFTNHAPKWPLGSGFTQLVSWDTRENRLHHWALRDASTGEPVVASSLHQIASTRDFVVLLDSNFPINFWQIAAQAAVPWAPRVQRAVEWLTAKPSAPQAVFWVIRRADLTPSPGTLDADKPPFIPAYRFTSGGGGLHFAALYENPDDVITLVAGHSPTEDLSHTLEAGEKLINGNHVQDWQEGMPTAVPVTRSALGVHRIDMKRLRIESRLHSHDDFTWGLTVFSNAGLVNGELETHLRLAGNAMNGSVPLSELAVYFNSDGFTADMIPERIYQLYKPVVGSKDGLPIRDGRAASFFKFFVHSGRFEGYVLPTGWFGFAPQFVPSARMPAVPHWKGYLVALVVADPTPDLPAASTGSEVWIFDSENLEKGPICRLGSPQFDVGMTLHTTFLPAVLPDILDGLPPGNEAPYCVDVEKDLDMDAIEQAYLEWPQTLLPRVPPVLFAPWRLGVKWALNFPKLRQVLSEDVYPHFPRR, from the coding sequence ATGCCTGACACGGTCGCCACACCGCTTCATCCCGAACGCGTGCTCCCCGAAGTGCAGCAGTCCGCGCGCCCCGAACCGGATGGCCATGCGCTCCCGGGGCTCGCGGTCCCTCCGGGCCTCAGGCCCGGCATGCCGCGCAAGGCGATGACCACCAGCCCGGTGGAGTACGCGAACGCGCCCCTCCAGGTGCTCGCCGGCACGCTGCCGCAAGACCTGCAAGGTCACATCTATGTCGCGGGTCCCAGCGTGCACTCGGGCTCGCCGGCCCTGGCCTCGGATGGGCTGGTGCTGCGGCTGACCTTCAGGGAGGAAGGCGCGACGTTCACCTCCGCCACCATGCGGACGCCGTCGTACTACGCGCGCCAGGAGGTGGACGCGGGCGCCACCGCTCGAGGCCCGGTGACGCGGCTGCTCAACCGCTTCCGCGAGACGACACTGGCGGATGTCTCCATCACGCTGGGGCCCCAGGAGACGCCCAACACCGCGCCCTTCCTCGTCGAGGGCGAGCGCATGCTGCTGGTCACCACGGACGCGGGACGTCCCTGGGCCATCCACCCGAAGACGCTGAAGGCGTACACCCCGCTGGGCTACCTGCGGGAGTGGAAGCGCGCTCTCCCCACGCCGTGGGCCTTTCCGCTGTTGCAGAGCACCGCCCACCCCGCGTTCGACCCCGAGCCCGCCCAGGCGCTCTCCACCGAGGAGCCCCAGCGCCAGCGGCCCCGCCTCTTCTTCACCAACCACGCGCCCAAGTGGCCCCTGGGCTCCGGCTTCACGCAACTGGTGAGCTGGGACACGCGGGAGAACCGGCTGCACCACTGGGCGCTGCGGGACGCATCCACGGGCGAACCGGTGGTGGCGTCGTCGCTGCATCAGATTGCCTCCACGCGCGACTTCGTGGTGCTGCTGGATTCGAATTTCCCCATCAACTTCTGGCAGATCGCCGCGCAGGCGGCGGTGCCCTGGGCGCCCCGCGTGCAGCGCGCGGTGGAGTGGCTGACGGCGAAGCCCTCCGCGCCGCAGGCGGTGTTCTGGGTGATTCGGCGCGCGGACCTCACGCCCTCGCCGGGCACCCTGGACGCGGACAAGCCGCCCTTCATCCCCGCGTACCGCTTCACGTCCGGTGGCGGCGGGCTGCACTTCGCCGCGCTCTACGAGAACCCGGACGACGTCATCACGCTCGTCGCGGGGCACTCCCCCACCGAGGACCTGTCACACACGCTGGAGGCCGGCGAGAAGCTCATCAATGGCAACCACGTGCAGGACTGGCAGGAGGGCATGCCCACCGCCGTGCCCGTCACCCGCAGCGCGTTGGGCGTGCACCGCATCGACATGAAGCGGCTGCGCATCGAATCCCGGCTGCACTCGCACGACGACTTCACGTGGGGCCTGACGGTGTTCTCCAACGCGGGCCTGGTGAATGGCGAGCTGGAGACCCACCTCCGGCTGGCCGGCAACGCGATGAACGGCTCCGTGCCACTGTCGGAGCTCGCGGTGTACTTCAACTCGGACGGCTTCACCGCGGACATGATTCCGGAGCGCATCTACCAGCTCTACAAGCCGGTGGTGGGCTCCAAGGACGGCCTGCCCATCCGCGACGGCCGCGCGGCGAGCTTCTTCAAGTTCTTCGTCCATTCGGGCCGCTTCGAGGGCTACGTGCTGCCCACCGGCTGGTTCGGCTTCGCGCCGCAGTTCGTGCCCAGCGCGCGGATGCCCGCCGTCCCACACTGGAAGGGCTACCTGGTGGCGCTCGTGGTGGCGGACCCGACGCCCGACCTGCCCGCCGCCTCCACGGGCTCCGAAGTGTGGATCTTCGACTCGGAGAACCTGGAGAAGGGCCCCATCTGCCGGTTGGGCAGCCCCCAGTTCGACGTGGGCATGACGCTCCACACCACGTTCCTGCCCGCCGTCCTTCCCGACATCCTCGACGGCCTGCCGCCCGGCAACGAGGCGCCGTACTGCGTGGACGTGGAGAAGGACCTGGACATGGACGCCATCGAACAGGCCTACCTCGAGTGGCCCCAGACGCTGCTCCCCCGGGTGCCGCCCGTGCTGTTCGCCCCGTGGCGGCTGGGCGTGAAGTGGGCGCTGAACTTCCCCAAGCTGCGCCAGGTCCTCTCCGAGGACGTGTATCCACACTTTCCGCGCAGGTAG
- a CDS encoding PrkA family serine protein kinase, whose protein sequence is MDAKGYLQEVGAQVNADFVKNRSILSFEEYLSLFFNDPMGQARNAAQYLRDVMDHFGSITVPHPTGTIRRFKVFDAPGGDRDDRVAGQEEVQNAIYRLLGNFVRAGRINKLILLHGPNGSAKSTLVNALKEGMEAYSRQPQGALYRIAWVFPSEKLIKGSIGFGEREIPGGELATFAHLDAESIDLRMPCELRDHPLFAVPPGERRKLLEGALKKKGLGDGETGDFILSDYVRDGELCSKCRRIYTALLNAYGGDWLKVMRHVQVERFYVSRRYQVGTVTVEPQMSVDAVVQQLTADRTQLNVPAPLHSTVLFEPHGPLVHANRGLIEYADLLKRPLEAFKYLLGFSETGQVPLEPFVLQLDEVLIASANEKHLNAFKELPDFASFKGRIELVRVPYLRRYGTEQEIYDAQITSTTVGKHVAPHATELAAMWAVLTRLKKPIPDRYPLDVKDLIDQVTPVEKLHLYEEGAPPDRLSLANTKELRKLREDLFTESDAYPNFEGRSGASAREIKTALFNAAQNPDYKCLNGLAVLEELSAICKDKSVYEFLLQEVLDGYHDHENFVRLVEAEYLDRVDSEVRESMGLVSEGQYRELVERYIQTISHWVRGEKMRNRVTGVNEVPDEQRMAEVEAIIMPRGEDASDFRRGLIASIGAHRLDNPDADMDYGRIFPDMFKRLRDHYFEERKRVLRKNKENVLKYLSEDRNQLSSREQTQVQSTLKAMAERYGYCEACAKDAILFLMKKRYA, encoded by the coding sequence TTGGACGCGAAGGGTTATCTGCAGGAGGTGGGCGCGCAGGTGAACGCCGACTTCGTCAAGAACCGGTCGATTCTGTCCTTCGAGGAATACCTCTCCCTCTTCTTCAACGACCCGATGGGCCAGGCGCGCAACGCCGCCCAGTACCTCCGGGACGTGATGGACCACTTCGGCTCCATCACCGTGCCACACCCCACGGGCACCATCCGGCGCTTCAAGGTCTTCGACGCGCCGGGCGGGGACCGGGACGACCGGGTGGCGGGCCAGGAAGAGGTCCAGAACGCCATCTACCGGTTGCTCGGCAACTTCGTCCGGGCCGGGCGCATCAACAAGCTCATCTTGCTGCACGGCCCCAATGGCAGCGCCAAGTCCACGCTCGTCAATGCCTTGAAGGAGGGCATGGAGGCGTACTCGCGGCAGCCGCAGGGCGCGCTGTACCGCATCGCCTGGGTCTTCCCGTCGGAGAAGCTCATCAAGGGCTCCATCGGCTTCGGGGAGCGGGAGATCCCCGGCGGCGAGCTGGCCACCTTCGCGCACCTGGACGCGGAATCCATTGACCTGCGCATGCCCTGCGAGCTGAGGGACCATCCGCTCTTCGCCGTGCCGCCGGGCGAGCGGCGCAAGCTGCTGGAGGGCGCCCTCAAGAAGAAGGGCCTGGGCGACGGCGAGACAGGGGACTTCATCCTGTCCGACTACGTGCGGGACGGCGAGCTGTGCTCCAAGTGCCGCCGCATCTACACCGCGCTGCTCAACGCCTACGGCGGGGACTGGCTGAAGGTGATGCGCCACGTCCAGGTGGAGCGCTTCTACGTGTCGCGCCGCTACCAGGTGGGCACGGTGACGGTGGAGCCGCAGATGAGCGTGGACGCGGTGGTCCAGCAGCTCACCGCGGACCGCACCCAGCTCAACGTGCCCGCGCCGCTGCACAGCACCGTCCTGTTCGAGCCGCACGGTCCCCTGGTTCATGCCAACCGGGGCCTCATCGAGTACGCGGACCTGCTCAAGCGCCCGTTGGAGGCCTTCAAGTACCTGCTGGGCTTCAGCGAGACGGGGCAGGTGCCGCTGGAGCCGTTCGTGCTCCAACTGGACGAGGTGCTCATCGCCTCCGCGAACGAGAAGCACCTCAACGCGTTCAAGGAGCTGCCGGACTTCGCGTCCTTCAAGGGCCGCATCGAGCTGGTGCGCGTGCCCTACCTGCGCCGCTACGGGACCGAGCAGGAGATCTACGACGCGCAAATCACGTCCACCACCGTGGGCAAACACGTGGCCCCGCACGCCACGGAGCTGGCGGCGATGTGGGCGGTGCTCACCCGGCTGAAGAAGCCCATTCCGGACCGCTACCCCCTCGACGTGAAGGACCTCATCGACCAGGTGACGCCGGTGGAGAAGCTGCACCTCTACGAGGAGGGCGCGCCCCCGGACCGGCTGAGCCTGGCCAACACGAAGGAGCTGCGGAAGCTGCGCGAGGACCTCTTCACCGAGTCCGACGCGTATCCCAACTTCGAGGGCCGCTCGGGCGCCAGCGCGCGGGAAATCAAGACAGCGCTCTTCAACGCCGCGCAGAACCCCGACTACAAGTGCCTCAACGGCCTGGCGGTGCTGGAGGAGCTGTCCGCCATCTGCAAGGACAAGAGCGTCTACGAGTTCCTCCTGCAGGAGGTGCTGGACGGCTACCACGACCACGAGAACTTCGTCCGGCTGGTGGAGGCCGAGTACCTGGACCGCGTGGACTCCGAGGTCCGTGAGTCCATGGGGCTGGTGTCGGAAGGGCAGTACCGCGAGCTGGTGGAGCGCTACATCCAGACCATCAGCCACTGGGTGCGCGGCGAGAAGATGCGCAACCGCGTCACCGGGGTGAACGAGGTTCCGGACGAGCAGCGCATGGCGGAGGTGGAAGCCATCATCATGCCGCGCGGCGAGGACGCCTCGGACTTCCGCCGCGGGCTCATTGCCTCCATCGGCGCGCACCGGCTGGACAACCCGGACGCGGACATGGATTACGGCCGCATCTTCCCGGACATGTTCAAGCGCCTGCGCGACCACTACTTCGAGGAGCGCAAGCGGGTGCTGCGCAAGAACAAGGAGAACGTCCTCAAGTACCTGTCCGAGGACCGCAACCAGCTCTCCTCGCGCGAGCAGACGCAGGTGCAGAGCACGCTGAAGGCGATGGCGGAGCGCTACGGCTACTGCGAGGCGTGCGCGAAGGACGCCATCCTCTTCTTGATGAAGAAGCGCTACGCGTGA
- a CDS encoding Hsp70 family protein, with the protein MHKEPIIGIDLGTTNSCAAIVEDSGNVKLIPYKGGEYTIPSIFAIDDKGNELIGYEAKRQWQLNPRNTVYGSKRLVGRGFGSEVVDTMKKVVAYNMRPGKKSDVTLDVGKKEFTLQEISAKILGKIREVASNYLKMPIKRAVVTVPAYFNDRQRQSVKDAGKLIDLEVVRIINEPTAAALAYGVGKGLKEKVVIYDLGGGTFDVSIIEIRDRVFEVKSTGGDVFLGGIDFDNAIIHHVLKDFAAKTGIDLATDPVAMQRIKDLAERTKIDLSAREEVPFNIPFITMTSQGQPLNIEMKFTRKMLEQLTNQLVDRTLQMVARVLVDSGLSTKDVDEVMLVGGQTRMPIVQDRLTKFFGKPPSKGVHPDEAVAIGAALYAHSLQDDTNLRIQLLDVIPMAIGLEKAGGAFHVVFPRNAAIPNAKALLATTSMDNQTELAVRIFQGDNDMVARNDMLGEFTFSGIQPGRAGSAQVEITFDVNVEGILTMRARDPASGREMKTTVRVTQA; encoded by the coding sequence ATGCACAAGGAGCCCATCATCGGCATCGACCTCGGCACGACCAACTCGTGCGCGGCGATCGTCGAGGACAGCGGGAACGTCAAGCTCATCCCCTACAAGGGCGGCGAGTACACCATCCCCTCGATCTTCGCGATCGACGACAAGGGGAACGAGCTCATCGGCTACGAGGCCAAGCGCCAGTGGCAGCTCAACCCGCGCAACACCGTCTACGGTTCGAAGCGGCTGGTGGGCCGGGGGTTCGGCAGCGAAGTCGTCGACACGATGAAGAAGGTCGTGGCGTACAACATGCGCCCCGGAAAGAAGAGCGACGTCACCCTGGATGTGGGGAAGAAGGAGTTCACCCTCCAGGAGATCAGCGCCAAGATTCTCGGCAAGATTCGCGAGGTCGCCTCCAACTACCTGAAGATGCCCATCAAGCGGGCGGTGGTGACGGTGCCGGCCTACTTCAACGACCGGCAGCGCCAGTCGGTGAAGGACGCGGGCAAGCTCATCGACCTGGAGGTCGTCCGCATCATCAACGAGCCCACCGCGGCCGCGCTGGCCTACGGCGTGGGCAAGGGCCTCAAGGAGAAGGTCGTCATCTACGACCTGGGCGGCGGCACCTTCGACGTCTCCATCATCGAGATTCGCGACCGCGTCTTCGAGGTGAAGTCCACCGGCGGTGACGTGTTCCTGGGCGGCATCGACTTCGACAACGCCATCATCCACCACGTCCTCAAGGACTTCGCGGCGAAGACGGGCATCGACCTCGCCACGGACCCGGTGGCCATGCAGCGCATCAAGGACCTGGCCGAGCGCACGAAGATCGACCTGTCCGCGCGCGAGGAAGTCCCCTTCAACATCCCCTTCATCACGATGACCTCCCAGGGCCAGCCCCTGAACATCGAGATGAAGTTCACCCGAAAGATGCTGGAGCAGCTCACCAACCAGCTCGTGGACCGCACCCTGCAAATGGTGGCGCGCGTGCTGGTGGACTCCGGGTTGTCCACCAAGGACGTCGACGAGGTCATGCTGGTGGGCGGGCAGACGCGCATGCCCATCGTCCAGGACCGCCTGACGAAGTTCTTCGGCAAGCCACCCAGCAAGGGCGTGCACCCGGACGAGGCCGTGGCCATTGGCGCGGCGCTCTACGCGCACTCGCTGCAGGACGACACCAACCTGCGCATCCAGTTGCTGGATGTGATTCCCATGGCCATTGGCCTGGAGAAGGCCGGCGGCGCCTTCCACGTCGTCTTCCCGCGCAACGCGGCCATTCCCAACGCGAAGGCCCTGCTGGCCACCACCAGCATGGACAACCAGACCGAGCTCGCCGTGCGCATCTTCCAGGGCGACAACGACATGGTGGCGCGCAACGACATGCTGGGAGAGTTCACCTTCTCCGGCATCCAGCCCGGCCGCGCCGGCAGCGCACAGGTGGAGATCACCTTCGACGTGAACGTGGAAGGCATCCTCACCATGCGCGCCCGCGACCCGGCCTCGGGCCGCGAGATGAAGACCACCGTGCGCGTCACCCAGGCCTGA
- a CDS encoding S1 family peptidase: MTRFLLGAPALFALVACAGAPSQPAATTSAPQVAPFVERVIAVNDAPRMTRKEQVRRILPHNVRLQLASQGRVRSTASGVVVGAERGADGTAVAWVVTNAHAVAMDGMEAPQLRVLVDRRAESLEHTGEVVAMGQVPELDLALVRVRGLELPAVELADDAELELGEDVVVAASPFGRALSLSGGMLSQVEWDKASQQPKMVKTDAPIGYGASGGGIFSLTTGRLLAIVEGYRTAKVDFEVQQENYSFDVPMPGETFAAPSAKVRQFLQDKGFGRLLVRRPSTEGGVAQAAGR, translated from the coding sequence ATGACCCGCTTCCTCCTGGGCGCCCCCGCCCTGTTCGCCCTCGTGGCGTGCGCCGGCGCGCCTTCCCAGCCGGCCGCCACCACCTCAGCGCCCCAGGTGGCTCCTTTCGTCGAACGTGTCATCGCGGTGAACGACGCGCCTCGCATGACGCGCAAGGAGCAGGTGCGGCGCATCCTTCCGCACAACGTGCGGCTGCAGCTTGCCTCGCAGGGCAGGGTGCGGAGCACGGCCTCGGGCGTCGTGGTGGGCGCCGAGCGCGGCGCCGACGGGACGGCGGTGGCCTGGGTGGTGACCAACGCGCACGCGGTGGCGATGGACGGCATGGAAGCCCCCCAACTGCGCGTGCTGGTGGACCGGCGCGCGGAGTCGCTCGAGCACACGGGCGAGGTGGTGGCCATGGGCCAGGTGCCCGAGCTGGACCTCGCGCTGGTGCGCGTGCGGGGGTTGGAGCTGCCCGCCGTGGAGCTGGCGGACGACGCGGAGCTGGAGCTGGGCGAGGACGTGGTGGTGGCCGCCTCGCCCTTCGGCCGCGCGCTGTCGCTGTCGGGCGGCATGCTGTCGCAGGTGGAATGGGACAAGGCGTCCCAGCAGCCGAAGATGGTGAAGACGGACGCGCCCATTGGCTACGGCGCGTCGGGCGGCGGCATCTTCAGCCTGACGACGGGACGGCTCCTGGCCATCGTCGAGGGCTACCGCACCGCGAAGGTGGACTTCGAGGTGCAGCAGGAGAACTACAGCTTCGACGTGCCCATGCCCGGAGAGACGTTCGCCGCACCCAGCGCGAAGGTGCGCCAGTTCCTCCAGGACAAGGGCTTTGGCCGGCTGCTGGTCCGCAGGCCCTCGACGGAGGGTGGCGTCGCCCAGGCGGCGGGCCGGTAG
- a CDS encoding efflux RND transporter periplasmic adaptor subunit, with translation MEGKPSIFRKEAIDHYQRAVRVEGELLELSPEWTRWGYVMLVALVVLALFYSIVGTLFEYASGPALVRVEGRTDLTAPSAGVVSAVLVHPGQRVEEGQALVTFDANEERTALSRIQQEFDLQLVRYLRNPSDTAARQALTSLRAERESASARLELRSIRAPFTGVVGDVRIQPSQYLTPGALVMSMMADEAPAYLLAFLPGRYRPFLHPGMSLRAELDGFQYDYHELLIDSVGDQIIGPGEFKRFLGPDLSDTLELTGPIVLVRARLPSSSFVHGGRQFAYFDGMPARVEARVRSESILMTLIPGLRGLVLDER, from the coding sequence GTGGAAGGCAAGCCGTCCATCTTCCGAAAGGAAGCCATTGACCACTACCAGCGCGCGGTCCGCGTCGAAGGAGAGCTGCTCGAACTCTCTCCTGAATGGACGCGTTGGGGCTACGTGATGCTGGTCGCCCTGGTGGTGCTGGCGCTTTTCTACAGCATCGTCGGGACCCTGTTTGAGTACGCCTCGGGTCCAGCGCTGGTTCGCGTCGAGGGCCGCACCGACCTGACGGCGCCGAGCGCGGGCGTGGTCTCCGCCGTGCTCGTTCATCCAGGTCAGCGGGTCGAAGAAGGACAAGCGCTGGTCACCTTCGATGCGAACGAGGAGCGCACCGCGCTGTCCCGGATCCAACAGGAGTTCGACCTCCAGCTCGTGCGGTATCTGCGAAATCCCTCCGACACCGCCGCGCGTCAGGCCCTGACGTCACTTCGCGCGGAGCGTGAGTCCGCCAGCGCCCGGCTGGAGTTGCGCTCCATTCGCGCGCCATTCACCGGCGTGGTGGGCGACGTGCGCATCCAGCCCAGCCAATACCTGACGCCCGGCGCGCTCGTCATGTCCATGATGGCGGATGAGGCACCGGCCTACCTGCTGGCCTTCCTCCCGGGCCGTTACCGCCCCTTCCTGCACCCTGGGATGTCCCTGCGGGCGGAGCTCGACGGCTTCCAGTACGACTACCACGAGCTGCTCATCGACTCGGTGGGCGACCAGATCATCGGCCCGGGCGAATTCAAACGCTTCCTGGGCCCCGACCTGTCAGACACCCTGGAGCTCACGGGGCCCATTGTCCTGGTCCGCGCGCGGCTGCCGTCATCCTCGTTCGTCCACGGGGGAAGGCAGTTCGCCTATTTCGACGGCATGCCCGCGCGTGTCGAAGCGCGTGTCCGATCCGAATCCATCTTGATGACCTTGATTCCCGGCCTGAGAGGACTCGTGCTGGATGAGCGCTGA